The Brassica oleracea var. oleracea cultivar TO1000 chromosome C6, BOL, whole genome shotgun sequence genomic interval TAATATAATTTGGATTGTATAGAGTTTAGCAACCGAACCAAATGTATCAATATAGTTTTCTCCATATATTTGAGTAAATCGCATGATTTAAACATAATTCCTAAAAGTCTTCTTCATAGATTTGATTAAATCCACATTATTTTTTGTCAGCTAAAATCCCCATCATTTAAATGGGGGATATATCATATATCATCGTTTACATGTCATGTTTTGCAGGGTTTAAGTTTTCTGCAACAGTAAAACATAATTATTTTTAAATTAGATAGTTTTTATGTCAGTTTTTTTTTGTTTTGTTGTTGTTTATGCCAAAACTTCATAGATTTTAAATAGATTATTCGATTTAAAAGTTTAAATGATTTTAAATAAATTTTAACTGTGCAAATCTAATCCGCCACATTAATCACAGTTGAGCGATTTTTTGTATTTTTTGCCGCCTACAAAAAATGATCGAATTTTAAAACATGAGAGTTTACTAGAAGGTAAGTTCCATTCTTTATATATGTAATATGCATATTTCTTCCTCATATAATTGTACATATAATGTCTACGTAATGTTTTTTCATAAAAGTCAATCTTTGTATTGTATCTGTAAAATCTAAAATATGATGGTTATATAACCTTATAAGCTGTATGTACAATAGCATCTATACTACTAATTCAGAATCACCAATTAGCGAAAGTCTAGATTGTTTAGAAAAGTAGAATGTCACTACAGAAATATAAGCTTAAAAATCATCAATACTTTTCACTTTATTATTTTCTGTAAGAACTTAAACTCATATATGTAGTTTCCTTCAATAAAATTAATGTGAACAAAGTTTTGTAATTAGAAATGGGCCTTATAAATTTGAATGCATAAATGGGCCATAGCATATATCAATGCATAAATTTAAAGACCAAAAAACTAAAACCCCATAATCCTACCAGCAAAATGAATCAACATATCTATACAACTATCATCGAATTTTCTAGCGAACAAATAACATTTGTTACTCTCCTTCCCATTATACACACATCCTTCTCTATTCCTCAGCTTCGTTAGAAGCTCCGCCCTCACCGACCGTCTTGTATACTTCCTCGGATGAGGTCCCCTTCGTGACCAATCCGTCCACGTCAACGACCGGTTCGCGTTCTTCCCCGGAAACATGACGTGAACAAACGTTGGCAAGTAATGCTCGTCAGCGTAACAACCCCAACGGCAATGTTTCTTGAACAATGGGAAGTAAGTGTTGTCGGAGACAACAGCTAAAGCTATTTCACGGTCTATTTCGAACCATTGAGAGCCTTTTCGCCACTTGCTGCGGGTAATAACTGGGGACATACGTCGGTTGTAGCGGCCACGACCTGCTGGTCCAGGAAGATCGTAGAGGTCGACGAAAGAGTGTTGAGAGTTTATGAGGTAAGAGTAAATGGTAGAGAAGTTGAAGAGAGGTATGTCTGTTTCCGAGAGGAGGACGAAACGTTGGTTTGCTGCGTCGAGCAGAGCGTTAGCTAGTAGCCGCCGCTCAGCCTCCACCATGCTCACCATACCCCATTTCACTTCCTACAAAACAATTTAGCAAAGGGGTTAGAGTAATGAGCAGTGCATTTTTTTACATTAAACAATTTAATTAGTTAAGTTCAAAAAAACAATTTAATTAGTTGCCGACATAAAAAAACAATTTAATTAGTTAATTTAAAATGCGTACGTATGTCGGTATGTATGTGTAATAGACTACTCAACGGTTTTATACTTTATAGTATATGATGATATCTATTGAAAGGAAAAGTAAGAGGTTTATAGTGACATATTGGAAAGAAACTTAAGTATGACTTTTTATCATATTATTAAGTGACTGAGTTTTATTATCCATATGATCCCTATATATAACTGGTTAGTGGTTATTAGGAGAAGCAATAAACAAGAATGTCACTATTAGTCGCATCACGTGATGTATATGTAATTTTGTTTTGATGCATATAAGTATTTTTTATAACAAAAGATTTTTCTCAGATACTTTGTTTTGATGCTTATAAGTATATAATTCTTGTCCATGAAACATCTCTTTTTGTCTTCTCGACTTTTCTAAATTCTTCGACACACGCAACATTTTCTTCTTCTTGTTGTTGTAATTTAACTTTAATCTAATAAAAAAGTGTAAGACTTTTTTTTTTGGGTGCAAATGTTAAAAAAGTGTAAGACTTAATGAGTAGAACCACAGATTTACGTATTTTTATTTCAATATGAAATAAAAAAACGTATAGGTAATAAAAAGGGTTACGTATTTTTATTTTAATTGATATGCCTTGAGAGAGTACACCAGGTATTACTGAACCTCTAGATTCACCAACCAATAGTGTTTGAGTATTTGATATTTGATATCTTTTAAAAAAGGAAACAAAATTGAAACAAAATTAAATTTCCAAATAAAATTATATTTTTAAAATAAAACAATAAAAATACATAGAAATAGTTACAAAAAATAAATAAATAAATATTGATAAACCAAAATACTAAATCTTATACCCTAAATCCTAAACTCCAAACCCTAAATTATAAATCATAAATCTTGGATAAACCGTAAACCATTGGAAAATTTTAAACCCTAAATTATATATTAAAAACTAAATCTTAATAACACTAAACCCTAAACCCTAATCACTAAACCCTAAACCCTTGGATAAACCCTGAACCCTTGGATAAATCATAAATTCTAAATCAAAAATATTTAAAATTAAACCCTAGAGTTTATGATTTATCCAAGGGTTCAGAGTTTACCCAAGGGTTTAGGGTTTACCCAAGGGTTTAGGATTTAGTGATTAGGATTTAGGGTTTAGTGTTAGTAAAATTTAG includes:
- the LOC106299019 gene encoding uncharacterized protein LOC106299019, giving the protein MKTKSQETQEDSLQQETRHHLHQIFISMMFKSRRFFHHLVLYSFLIGFGFGLGFLLNFHMRNVSFSPQLFRLSSPSLSPQLQPQPENLVIANETVVPEGQKGHSPVEFEKVKHHIMTEEEELMWRALEVQERPSTVKKKVAFMFLTRGKLPLAKLWERFFNGHQGLFSVYVHTSNLSYVDDGIPETSPFYRRRIPSKEVKWGMVSMVEAERRLLANALLDAANQRFVLLSETDIPLFNFSTIYSYLINSQHSFVDLYDLPGPAGRGRYNRRMSPVITRSKWRKGSQWFEIDREIALAVVSDNTYFPLFKKHCRWGCYADEHYLPTFVHVMFPGKNANRSLTWTDWSRRGPHPRKYTRRSVRAELLTKLRNREGCVYNGKESNKCYLFARKFDDSCIDMLIHFAGRIMGF